CGAGATGGCGACCGTGGTCTACGAGGTGGTCAACACCCAGGGGCGTACCGTGAAGGCCCAGGCCATCCCGAGCTATGCGCCGCAGTCGGCCACGCCGCACTTCAAGAAGGTCGAGTGCTTCTGCTTCAGGGAGCAGGTGCTGGGCCCGCACGAGGCGCGCCAGATGCCGGTGGTGTTCTTCATCGATCCGGCCCTGCCGCGCGAGGTGAAGAACATCACGCTGTCGTACACCTTCTTCGAGATCGGCGGAGCGGTGGCAAAAAATGAATGAACCGCGCAAGGCAAGTTTCGGCGCGACCATGAAGGCCGTCTTCTGGTCCTTCTTCGGGGTGCGCAAGCGCAAGGATTACGAGCACGACGCCGCCAACCTGAACCCGATCCACGTGATCATCGGGGCGCTGATCGGGGTGGCGATCTTCATCGGCATCCTGCTGCTGGTGGTGCGGATCGCGGTAGCGAAATAAAGAGCAGAGCAAGAATTCGACAAATCAAAAGTTCGTTTGAGGAGATGAGAATGAGTTCGCCACAAAATGCGCCGTACTATTTCGTCCCCGGCCCCTCGCGGTGGCCGATGGCTGGGGGCATATCGATGCTCGTCACGATGGTCGGCGCAGCCGGCTGGGTAAACGGCGCGTCCTTCGGGCCGGGCGTGTGCATCGCCGGCATCCTGGCCATGCTCGTGGTCCTGTACTTCTGGTTCGGCGACGCCATCGGCGAGTCGGAGTCGGGCCAGTACAGCGCCCGCATCGACAGCTCCTACCGCTGGTCGATGAGCTGGTTCATCTTCTCGGAAGTGATGTTCTTCGGCGCCTTCTTCGGTGCGCTGTTCTATGCGCGCTCGATCTCGATGCCGTGGCTGTCGGACCTCGACCACAAGGTCATCTGGCCCGACTTCGCCGGCCACTGGGGCAACACCGGCCCGGCCGGCACCGTCGAGTCCTTCAACACGATGGGCCCGTTCCCGATTCCGACCATCAACACCGCGCTGCTGCTGACCTCGGGCGTGACGCTGACCATCGCCCACCACGCCCTGCGCCTGGGACACCGCAGCAAGACCGCCTTCTGGCTGTTCTGCACCATCCTGCTGGGCGCGGTCTTCATGGGCTTCCAGGCCTACGAATACCACCACGCCTACAGCGAGCTGAACCTGAAGCTGAGCTCGGGCATCTACGGTTCGACCTTCTTCATGCTGACCGGCTTCCACGGCTTCCACGTGACGATGGGCGCGATCATGCTGTCGGTGGTGCTGTACCGCGTGCTGAAGGGCCACTTTACGCCGGAACACCACTTCGCCTTCGAAGGCGCGGCCTGGTACTGGCACTTCGTGGACGTGGTGTGGCTGGGGCTGTACGTGGTTGTGTACTGGCTGTAAGCCGCTGTCGACAGGCATCGAAAACGGGGACGGCCCGCCGGTGTGGGCCTGTCCCCGATTTTTTAGCGCAAGCCGGTCGGCTGGATCCACCCCATCTTGTACGAAAACAGCACCAGCAGGAACAGCGTGATCGACAGCCCGACCCGCATCGCCAGCGCCTGCACGGTGCGGTTGCTGCGGCCTTTGTCGCGCATCAGGAAGAAGAGGGCGGAGGCGAGGCTGCCAAGGATGAGCACGAAAGCAACGGCGACGACGATCTTCATGGCTGGCCCCGATATGGAATAAGGCTATTGTATGCGACTTCGCTTCCGTTTCAGGACAGTCCCTTTTCTTGCCACACTCATCCTGGTCCTGCTCGGGATCGCGCTCGGCAACTGGCAGACCCGGCGCGCGGCCGAAAAGACGGTGCTGCAGGCCAGGCTGGCGCAGGGCATGGCGGCGGCGCCGCTGGCGCTCGACGGCAGCCCCGTCGATCCCGCCACGCTAGAGTTCCATCGTGTCATTGTGACGGGCGAATTCGTCCCCAACTGGCCCGTGTTCCTCGACAACCGCCCGCAGCAGGGCCGCACCGGATTCATTCTGCTGATGCCGTTTAAAATAGCGGGTTCGGACAAGCTGGTGCTGGTGGCGCGCGGCTGGCTGCCGCGCAATGCGGCCGAGCACGACCGGCTGCCGCCGTTCAGCACACCCGCCGGCCGCATCACGCTCGAGGGCAGGGCGCTGCGCCAGATGCCGCGCGTGATGCAGCTGGGGACGCCCGCGCCGCTCAAGCCGAACGCGATCGTGCAGAACACCGATCCAGGCGAACTGGCCCGCGCCAGCGGCCTGGATCTGCTGCCCTTCGTGGTCGAGCAGACCGGTCCCGCCGCGCCGGCGGAGGGCCTGCTGCGCGACTGGCCGATGCCCGGCGTGGACATCGACCGCCACAAGGGTTATGCCCTGCAGTGGTATGCGCTGGCCTTGATGGCCTTTCTATTTTTTGTGATAACAGGATTTCGAAGTGGACGACGTTAAACTGAGCAAGCCGGCCGATTCCCAACAACGCAAACGCGGCCGCTGGATGCTCTGGGTGGTGCTGCTGGTCTGCGCCTCGCCGATCATCGCGTCGTATTTCACCTTCTATGTGCTGAAGCCGGAAAAGCGCAACAACTACGGCACCCTGATCGACCAGCGCGCCCACCCGGTCCCGGCGCTGGCGACCGCCACCCTGGACGGCAAGCCGGCGGCACTCCAGCAGTTCAAGGGCAAGTGGGTGATGCTGATGGCGGCGCCCGGCGCCTGCGGCGAGGCCTGCCAGAAGCAGCTGTTCACGATGCGCCAGCTGCGCCTCATGCAGGGCAAGGAGATGGAGCGCATCGAGCGGGTCTGGCTGATCACCGACAGCGAACCGCTCGACACCATCGTGATCCGCGAATTCGACGGCACCCACATGCTGCGCGCCGATGCCCGGGCCGTGGCGAACTGGCTGCCGGCGGAGCCGGGGACCAGCGTGACCGACCATATCTACATGATCGACCCGCTGGGCCATTTGATGATGCGCTTCCCGAAGGATCCGGAACCGCGCAAAGTGTACAAGGACATCTACAAGCTGCTGAAGGCCTCTTCGGTCGGCTGAGTAACAAGAAATGCAAGCTTCGAATCTCATCCTGCTGGCCCTGACCGGCATCCTGGCCGCTTCCGTGCCGCTGTCCATGGTCTGGATGGCGACCGGCGCCCACCGCTACCGCAAGCTGGCCTGGGTGATCGCGTTCTTCACTTTCGACCTGATCGTGTTCGGCGGCTTCACCCGCCTGACCGATTCCGGCCTCGGCTGTCCCGACTGGCCGGGCTGCTACGGCGAGGCCAATCCCTTCCTGGCGCACGCGCACATCGCCGCCGCCGAAGCCCTGATGCCCACCGGCCCGGTGACGAAAATGAAAGCCTGGATCGAAATGATCCACCGCTTCCTGGCGATGGGCATCGGTTTCCTGATCATCGGCCTGATGATGGCGTCCTGGGTGACATGGCGGCGCACAAAGGGGCGCGCAGCTTCGCCATGGCTGCCGACGGTCCTGTTCATCTGGGTCTGCGTGCAGGGCGCGTTCGGCGCCTGGACCGTGACCCTGAAGCTGCAGCCGGTGATCGTCACCCTGCACCTGCTGTTCGGCATGACCCTGCTGGCGATGGCCGCCTGGCTTGGCGGGCGCGAGGATAATCTGCTGAATCCGGCGCCGGCCTTGGCCCCCGCGGACGCCCAGAAAATGGACAATGCGTTGCGCCGCCTGCGTCCGCTGGCCTGGCTGGCCGGCGCCGTGTTGCTGGTCCAGCTGGCCCTCGGCGGGTGGGTCAGTACCAATTATGCGACGCTTGCCTGCACCGACTTTCCACTCTGCCAAGGACAAATTGTCCCAGAGATGGACTTCCAACATGGCTTCACTTTGTGGCGCGAACTCGGCAAGACGGCGGCCGGCCATTACCTGCCGTTTTCGGCCTTGACCGCGATCCATTGGGTGCACCGTAACTTCGCCCTTGTCGTAGTGCTGGTGCTGGGCCTGACGGCCTGGCGCGCATGGCGCCTGCCGGGTCTGCACGGCACCGCCCGCAACATGGCTTTAGTATTATTTGTGCAAGCCCTGACGGGTATCGCCACCGTCTTCCTGAACTTCCCGCTCGCCATCGCCGTCCTGCATAACGCCGGGGCGGCCCTCCTTGTACTGCTGGTGACCATGCTAAACTACAAGGTACAGTATCAACTCGGATCGAAGCCGCAAGCCCGCCCTCATCCGGCAGCGGCTCCTGCGGGCCATTCATGATTACCCAAACCGCTACCCATAAACCGCCCAGCCGCGTCTCGCAGTACTGGGCGCTGACCAAGCCGCGCGTCACCCAGCTGGCCGTCTTCTGCGCCGTGATCGGCATGTTCCTGGCCACCGACGGCTTCCCAGGCTGGCACGTGCTGATCTGGGCCACGCTCGGCATCTGGCTGCTGGCCGGCGCCGCTTTCGCCGTCAACTGCCTGATCGAGGCCGAAGTCGACGCCCGCATGGCCCGCACCGCGCGCCGCGCCACCGCCATGGGCGAACTCTCGACCACGCAGACCCTGTTCTTCTCCGCCATCCTCGGCGGGGCCGGCATGGGCATTCTGTACACGATGGTCAATCCGCTGACCATGTGGCTGACCTTCGTCACCTTCGTCGGCTATGCGCTGATCTACACCGTCCTGCTGAAGCCGAACACGCCGCAGAACATCGTGATCGGCGGCCTGTCCGGCGCGATGCCGCCGGCGCTGGGCTGGGCGGCCGTCGCCAACACCGTGCCGATGGAAGCCTGGCTGCTGGTGCTGATCATCTTCGTCTGGACCCCGCCGCACTTCTGGGCGCTGGCGATGTACCGCCGCGACGACTACGTGCGTTCCGGCCTGCCGATGCTGCCGGTCACCCACGGCATGCAGTACACCGGCCTGCAGGTCTGGCTGTACTCGGTCGCGCTGGCGGCATGCACCTTGCTGCCGTTCGCGGTCGGCATGAGCGGCTGGCTCTATCTGCTGGCCGCGATCGGCCTGAACGCCGTGTTCCTGCGTTACGGCTGGCTGGTCCACAAGCACTACAGCGACCAGATCGCGCGCAAGGCGTTCGCCTGGTCCATCGTCTACCTGTCGCTGCTGTTCGCGGCGCTGCTGGTGGACCACTACGTGAAGCAATACCTGACTTTCTGACATGAAAAAACTGCTGCCCGTCCTCGTCGCCGCTGCATTGGCCCTGTCCCTGTCGGCATGCGACAAGCTCCCGGGCAAGCAGGCCGCCAGCTTCCAGAACACCGACGTCACCGGCCTCGATTACGCCAAGGGCTTCAGCCTGCTGGATCACACCGGCAAGCCGCGCACCCTGGCCGACTACAAGGGCAAGGTCGTGATCGTCTTCTTCGGCTACACCCAGTGCCCGGACGTGTGCCCGACCACGATGGCGGAGATGGCCAGCGTGATGCAAAAGCTCGGCCCGCAGGCCGACCAGGTGCAGGTGCTGTTCATCACCCTCGACCCCGAGCGCGACACCCCGCAACTGCTGGCCAGCTATGTGCCGGCCTTCGACAAGCGCTTCGTCGGCTTGTACGGCACGCCGGAGCAGACCGCGAAGACCGCCAAGGACTTCAAGGTGTTCTACTCGAAGGTGCCGGGATCGGCGCCGGGCAGCTACACCATCGACCACATGGCCGGCAGCTTCGTGTTCGACAAGGAGGGCAGGGTCCGCCTGTTCATCCGCCACGGCGTCGGCGCCGATTCGATCGTCCACGACGTCCGCCAGCTGCTGAGCTAAGGCGCCAGACCATGGACCGGCGGCCAGGCAGGAACACCACCCGCGCCGCCGCCGTCATCCTCCTCACGCTCGGCTGCCTCTACGTCCTGCTGCCCTTCCTGGCCGCGATCCTGTTCGCGGCCGCCGTCGTCATCTCGTCCTGGCCCCTGTACCTGCGGCTGCGCCAGCGCATGCGCGGACGGCGCACGCTGGCGGCGCTGACCATGACGCTCACGCTGACCCTGCTGATCGTGATCCCGCTGGCGCTGGTCGCCTGGAACCTGGCCGACAACGCCGCCGCCGCCCTCGAGGCGCTGCGCAGGCTCAGCGCCGGCGACCTGGAGACGCCGCCCTGGGTGCGCTCGATCCCGCTGCTCGGCGAGCAGATCGACCTCTACCTGCGTGAAATACTGGGCAGCCGCGACCGCATGATGGAAGTCGCGCGCCGCATGGCCGAGCCGGCCCGGCACTACCTGGTGGCCGGCGGCCTCGTGCTCGGCACCGGCGTCGTGCAGATGGCGCTGGCGGCCTTCGTCAGCTTCTTCTTCTATCGCGACGGCGAAACCCTGCATGCCGTGATCGCGGCCGCCGTGAAACGGGTCATGAGCGAGCAGGCCGAGCCGATCACCGACACCGTCGTCCAGACCGTGCGCGGCGTCATGTACGGCCTGCTGGGCACGGCGCTGGCCCAGTCCCTGGTGGCGGCGATCGGCTTTGCCATCGCGGGGATGCCGGCGGTGCTGCTGCTGTCGGCCCTGGTCTTCGTCTCCTCGCTGGTCCTGGTGGGGCCGCCCCTGATCTGGGGCGGCGCGGCGCTCTGGCTGTTCGCCCAGGGCAGCACCGGCTGGGGCATCTTCATGCTGGTGTGGGGATTTTTTGCGATCAGCGGCGTCGACAACGTGGTGCGGCCGATGCTGATCAGCCGCGGCTCCAGCCTGCCGTTCCTGCTGACCTTACTCGGCGTGCTGGGCGGCGTGATCGCCTTCGGCTTCGTCGGCCTGTTCATTGGACCGACCCTGCTGGCGGTGGGCTACTCGCTGATGAGCGGGTGGACGCAGACGAAGAATCCGATCGTGGAGCGGGAGGAGTAGCCGACATCCTTGCCGCTACCGGCTTCCCTCCCGGATCGCGGCGCCGGCTGGCAGAGGCGAGGCGGGCATCCTCTGCTCGTCCGCCGGGAAGCAGCGCGCCCGCAGGCGCATGAACGGCGTCTCCACCAGCCGGTGCAGCAGCCAGCCGCCCAGGATGCCGGCCGCCATCACCGCCACGATGGTCAGCGGCGCGGACGGATCGATGCTCCTCTTTTCCAGCTCGGGCCGCAGCGCCATGAACACCGGCTTGTGCACCAGGTAGACCGCATAGGACCACAGCGCCAGGCTGGGGGCGCCGGGAAGGCGCAGGCGGTTGAGCAGCGAACGCGGGCTGAGCGCCGCGCAGGTGAGCAGGGCGAAGCTGATGGCGGTCAGCGAGAAGCCGAAGCTGGAGCTCATGAACGGGGTCGGCAGGTCGTAACGCACGCCGTACAGCACCGCCGCCGCCATGCCGATGCCGGCCGCCAGCAGGGCATTCCCGTGTTTCAAGATGCGGTCGAACAGGGCAGGATGGAAATTCTTGACCAGGGCGATGGCGACGCCCGGCAGCAGCTCGTCGAAACGGGCCCAGGTCGCGTAGTACACCGGCGCCGCGAAGGCTTCCTGGCCATGCATGAAGGCCAGGCCGCGTGCAGTCATGCCGGCCGCGATGCCCGCGCCGATCGCGCACCACAGCAGGCGCGATGAACGCCGCCTGCCCGCCAGCGCCAGCACCGCCAGCGGCAGCACCAGGTAGAACTGCTCTTCGATGCACAGCGACCACGAATGCGTGAAGGTTTCGCCGTAGCGTAGCCCGACGTTCTGGGTGAACGTGAGATAACGCCAGGCCGGCGCCATGGTCTTGCCCCAGATCGCGCTGTGCGGCAGCAGCAGGTAGACGGCCAGCACCACGTAGTAGTTCGGCAGGGTGCGCAGCAGCCGGCGCGCAAAGAAGGTCTTCAATGACAGGCGTTCGCCGCGCGCCGCCGGCGCCAGCAACTGGTTGCCGATCAGGTAGCCGCTCAGGACGAAGAACAGGTCGACGCCGGCCCAGCCGACCTCGCCGATGAAGCCGAAGAGGGAGCCCTGGGCGACGAAGCCGTTGTAGTGGGACATCAGGACCAGCGCGATGGCGAGCGCGCGCAGGGTGTCCAGCCCGGCAAGGCGGGCGGTGGTGACAGTAGGGTTCATGCGGCCTTGAGCGAGCGACGATCCGTCGATTTCAGTCCAGTTCGTCCTCGTCGGCGCCCCGTTCCAGGCGCGGAATGACCTTCACCAGCAGGATGCGCGGGCCGTTGGTCTTCTTGACCACCACGTCGAAGCGCGGGAATTCGATGCGCTGGCCCTGCTTGGGAATATCGCCCAGCTTGGCCATCAGCAGGCCGCCCACCGATTCCACCTCGTCCAGGCCCATGGCTTCGTTGTCGATGTCGATGCCGAGCACGCGCTCGAGCGAGACGATCGGCAGGCTGGCCTTGCCGATGAAGGTGCCGTCGGCCTGGCGGATCCAGTCGTTCTCGTTGAGGCGGAACTCGTCGCGGATCTCGCCGACGATGGCGCCGAGCAGGTTGTCGAGGGTGATGAAGCCGACCGGGCGCTTGCCCTTTTCGCCGATCAGGGCGAAGTGCGGGGCGCCGGTGCGGAAGCGGCGGAACAGTTCGATCGCCGGGGTGCGCGCCGAGATCGTCTCGACCGGGCGCAGGAATTCGGTCAGGTCGGTCACGTTCTTGCCGGCCTGCTGGGCGAAGAACAGGTCCTTCAGGTGGATCACGCCCAGCACTTCCTCGCCTTCCGCGTCGAAATACGGATAGCGCGAGAAGCGGTTGCGGCGCATCGTGTCGAGGTTCTGCTCGAGCGAGCGGCTGGCGTACAGCGCGCTCACCTCGTTAATCGGGCGCATCAGGTCGGCCACCGAGTGCTCGCCGAATTCCAGCGACTGCGCCAGGATATGGCGTTCGTCGTGGGTGAACCTTTCCTTTTCGCCTTTTTCACCGGTGGTGCTGGTGTTGGTGCGCAGGATCAGCTTCAGTTCTTCGTTCGAGTAATGCGTCTCGTGGCCGCCGGCGCCGGACAGGCCGGCAACGCGCAGCACCAGGTTGGCGCTGGCGTTCAGCAGCCAGATCGCCGGGTACATCGCCCAGTAGAAGCCATACAGCGGCAGCGCGCTCCACAGGCCGACCGCTTCCGGGATACGGATCGCCAGCGACTTCGGCGCCAGTTCGCCAACCACGATGTGCAGGAAGGAGATCACGCCGAAGGCGATCACGAAGGAGACGCCGTGGATCACCTGCGGGCTGGTCACGCCGGCGAAGGCGAAGGCCGGTTCGAGCAGGCGGGCAAAGGCGGGTTCGCCGACCCAGCCCAGGCCCAGCGAGGCCAGGGTGATGCCGAGCTGGCAGGCCGACAGGTAGGCGTCGAGCTGGCTATGGACCTTGTAGAGGATGCGGCC
This window of the Massilia sp. WG5 genome carries:
- a CDS encoding DUF2970 domain-containing protein; protein product: MNEPRKASFGATMKAVFWSFFGVRKRKDYEHDAANLNPIHVIIGALIGVAIFIGILLLVVRIAVAK
- a CDS encoding cytochrome c oxidase subunit 3 codes for the protein MSSPQNAPYYFVPGPSRWPMAGGISMLVTMVGAAGWVNGASFGPGVCIAGILAMLVVLYFWFGDAIGESESGQYSARIDSSYRWSMSWFIFSEVMFFGAFFGALFYARSISMPWLSDLDHKVIWPDFAGHWGNTGPAGTVESFNTMGPFPIPTINTALLLTSGVTLTIAHHALRLGHRSKTAFWLFCTILLGAVFMGFQAYEYHHAYSELNLKLSSGIYGSTFFMLTGFHGFHVTMGAIMLSVVLYRVLKGHFTPEHHFAFEGAAWYWHFVDVVWLGLYVVVYWL
- a CDS encoding twin transmembrane helix small protein, encoding MKIVVAVAFVLILGSLASALFFLMRDKGRSNRTVQALAMRVGLSITLFLLVLFSYKMGWIQPTGLR
- a CDS encoding SURF1 family protein; protein product: MRLRFRFRTVPFLATLILVLLGIALGNWQTRRAAEKTVLQARLAQGMAAAPLALDGSPVDPATLEFHRVIVTGEFVPNWPVFLDNRPQQGRTGFILLMPFKIAGSDKLVLVARGWLPRNAAEHDRLPPFSTPAGRITLEGRALRQMPRVMQLGTPAPLKPNAIVQNTDPGELARASGLDLLPFVVEQTGPAAPAEGLLRDWPMPGVDIDRHKGYALQWYALALMAFLFFVITGFRSGRR
- a CDS encoding redoxin domain-containing protein, whose amino-acid sequence is MLWVVLLVCASPIIASYFTFYVLKPEKRNNYGTLIDQRAHPVPALATATLDGKPAALQQFKGKWVMLMAAPGACGEACQKQLFTMRQLRLMQGKEMERIERVWLITDSEPLDTIVIREFDGTHMLRADARAVANWLPAEPGTSVTDHIYMIDPLGHLMMRFPKDPEPRKVYKDIYKLLKASSVG
- a CDS encoding heme A synthase, which translates into the protein MQASNLILLALTGILAASVPLSMVWMATGAHRYRKLAWVIAFFTFDLIVFGGFTRLTDSGLGCPDWPGCYGEANPFLAHAHIAAAEALMPTGPVTKMKAWIEMIHRFLAMGIGFLIIGLMMASWVTWRRTKGRAASPWLPTVLFIWVCVQGAFGAWTVTLKLQPVIVTLHLLFGMTLLAMAAWLGGREDNLLNPAPALAPADAQKMDNALRRLRPLAWLAGAVLLVQLALGGWVSTNYATLACTDFPLCQGQIVPEMDFQHGFTLWRELGKTAAGHYLPFSALTAIHWVHRNFALVVVLVLGLTAWRAWRLPGLHGTARNMALVLFVQALTGIATVFLNFPLAIAVLHNAGAALLVLLVTMLNYKVQYQLGSKPQARPHPAAAPAGHS
- the cyoE gene encoding heme o synthase → MITQTATHKPPSRVSQYWALTKPRVTQLAVFCAVIGMFLATDGFPGWHVLIWATLGIWLLAGAAFAVNCLIEAEVDARMARTARRATAMGELSTTQTLFFSAILGGAGMGILYTMVNPLTMWLTFVTFVGYALIYTVLLKPNTPQNIVIGGLSGAMPPALGWAAVANTVPMEAWLLVLIIFVWTPPHFWALAMYRRDDYVRSGLPMLPVTHGMQYTGLQVWLYSVALAACTLLPFAVGMSGWLYLLAAIGLNAVFLRYGWLVHKHYSDQIARKAFAWSIVYLSLLFAALLVDHYVKQYLTF
- a CDS encoding SCO family protein encodes the protein MKKLLPVLVAAALALSLSACDKLPGKQAASFQNTDVTGLDYAKGFSLLDHTGKPRTLADYKGKVVIVFFGYTQCPDVCPTTMAEMASVMQKLGPQADQVQVLFITLDPERDTPQLLASYVPAFDKRFVGLYGTPEQTAKTAKDFKVFYSKVPGSAPGSYTIDHMAGSFVFDKEGRVRLFIRHGVGADSIVHDVRQLLS
- a CDS encoding AI-2E family transporter translates to MDRRPGRNTTRAAAVILLTLGCLYVLLPFLAAILFAAAVVISSWPLYLRLRQRMRGRRTLAALTMTLTLTLLIVIPLALVAWNLADNAAAALEALRRLSAGDLETPPWVRSIPLLGEQIDLYLREILGSRDRMMEVARRMAEPARHYLVAGGLVLGTGVVQMALAAFVSFFFYRDGETLHAVIAAAVKRVMSEQAEPITDTVVQTVRGVMYGLLGTALAQSLVAAIGFAIAGMPAVLLLSALVFVSSLVLVGPPLIWGGAALWLFAQGSTGWGIFMLVWGFFAISGVDNVVRPMLISRGSSLPFLLTLLGVLGGVIAFGFVGLFIGPTLLAVGYSLMSGWTQTKNPIVEREE
- a CDS encoding acyltransferase gives rise to the protein MNPTVTTARLAGLDTLRALAIALVLMSHYNGFVAQGSLFGFIGEVGWAGVDLFFVLSGYLIGNQLLAPAARGERLSLKTFFARRLLRTLPNYYVVLAVYLLLPHSAIWGKTMAPAWRYLTFTQNVGLRYGETFTHSWSLCIEEQFYLVLPLAVLALAGRRRSSRLLWCAIGAGIAAGMTARGLAFMHGQEAFAAPVYYATWARFDELLPGVAIALVKNFHPALFDRILKHGNALLAAGIGMAAAVLYGVRYDLPTPFMSSSFGFSLTAISFALLTCAALSPRSLLNRLRLPGAPSLALWSYAVYLVHKPVFMALRPELEKRSIDPSAPLTIVAVMAAGILGGWLLHRLVETPFMRLRARCFPADEQRMPASPLPAGAAIREGSR
- a CDS encoding hemolysin family protein, producing MENILLVVLALLLVVLNGFFVAAEFGIVTLRKTRVRAIAKSGGLQGRILYKVHSQLDAYLSACQLGITLASLGLGWVGEPAFARLLEPAFAFAGVTSPQVIHGVSFVIAFGVISFLHIVVGELAPKSLAIRIPEAVGLWSALPLYGFYWAMYPAIWLLNASANLVLRVAGLSGAGGHETHYSNEELKLILRTNTSTTGEKGEKERFTHDERHILAQSLEFGEHSVADLMRPINEVSALYASRSLEQNLDTMRRNRFSRYPYFDAEGEEVLGVIHLKDLFFAQQAGKNVTDLTEFLRPVETISARTPAIELFRRFRTGAPHFALIGEKGKRPVGFITLDNLLGAIVGEIRDEFRLNENDWIRQADGTFIGKASLPIVSLERVLGIDIDNEAMGLDEVESVGGLLMAKLGDIPKQGQRIEFPRFDVVVKKTNGPRILLVKVIPRLERGADEDELD